The following DNA comes from Streptomyces sp. NBC_00273.
CTGACCGGGTACGCGCGTCAGCAGGACGAGTACGCCGACCAGCAGGACCAGACCGGCCAGCAGGACCGTGCGCTCGCCGAAGCGGGAGTTCAGGCGGGCCGAGACGGTGAGCGAGACCAGTCCGATCACGGCGGCGGCCGGCAGCATCGCGAGACCGGTCCCGGACGCGGAGTACCCGAGCACGTTCTGCATGTAGAGCGCGACGAGGATCTGGAAGGAGAACAGCGCGGCGACCATCAGCATCTGGACCAGGTTGGCGCCGAGGACGCTGCGCGAGCGGAAGACGCGCAGCGGCACGAGCGGGTTGCGGGCCGTGGCCTGGCGGACGAGGAAGCCGGCGAGCAGGGCGAGCGCGAGGGCGCCGGACCCGATGGTGCGGGCCGAAGTCGCCCCGTACGTCTCGATCTTGACGACCGTGTAGATCCCGAGCATCAGACCGGACGTGACGAGCAGCGCGCCGAGGGCGTCCGCGCCCGCCCGCAGGCCCAGACCCCGGTCGTCGGGCAGGGCCGGGAGGGCGACGAGGAGCACCGCGATGCCGATGGGCAGGTTGATGAAGAAGATCCAGTTCCAGGTCAGCGCGTCGGTGAGGACACCGCCGAGGACCTGCCCGATCGAGGCGCCGGCCGCGCCGGTGAAGCTGAACACCCCGATGGCGCGGGCCCGTTCGCGCGGCTCCGTGAAGAGGGTGACGAGGATGCCGAGGCTGACGGCGGAGGCCATCGCGCTGCCGGCGCCCTGGAGGAACCGGGCCGCGATCAGGACCTCGGGCGAGGCGGCGAGCCCGGCCAGCAGCGAGGCGGCGGTGAACACCCCGGTGCCCGCCAGGAACATCCGCTTGCGGCCGATCAGGTCGCCGAGACGGCCGGCGAGCAGGAGCAGCGAACCGAAGGCGATGAGATAGGCGTTGACGACCCAGCTCAGCCCGACCGGGGTGAAGCCGAGGTCGCCCTGGATGGCCGGCATCGCGACCGTGACGATGCTGCCGTCGAGGATCGTCATCAGCATTCCGGTGGCCAACACGCCGAGGGCGAGCCGGCGCGAACGCGAAGGGGGAGCGGAAGGGGAGGGGGCGGTAGCGGTGGCGGACACGGCGGTCTCTCCTGTCGTTGGAGGCAACAGGAAGGACCGTAACAGATAGTTTTGTTGCAGACTATCTTTTACAGATCTATAGATCTATCGCTGGGGCACCGCTCCCGACTACCCCTTCTGGCGCGCCCGCCGGGCCGGCCGCGGACCCTCGACGGGAGTCTCCAGATGCCCCGTGACCAGCCGGTTCAATGCCCGCAGCAGCACCTCGCGCTCGTCCTCGGGCAGGGCGCCGAGCGCGCCCTGGTGGACCTGGTCGACGATCTTCTGACTCTCCTTCGCGACCTCCGCCCCCGCCTCGGTCACCGCGATGACCCGGGCCCGCCGGTCGGTGCTGGAGGGCCGGCGCTCGGCGAGACCGGCCTTCTCCAGCGCGTCGACGGTCACCACCATCGTGGTCTTGTCCATGTCGCCGATCTCGGCGAGCTGCGCCTGGGTGCGCTCCTCCTCCAGGGCGTGGACGAGCACGCAGTGCATCCGCGGGGTGAGTCCGATCTCCCCGAGCCGCGCGCTCATCTGCGTGCGCAGCACGTGACTGGTGTGGTCCAGGAGGAAGGACAGGTCCGGTTCGGTGCGCGTGGGTGCCATGGCCGTCATGTCCGCCAGGGTAACGAGAATCGATCCGTCGCGGATTATCGACAACCGAACCACCGAACGACCGGACCACCGGACCACCCGACCACCGCTGCCGCTGCCGCTCAGGCCAGGATCTTGGCCTTGGCCCGGTCGAATTCCTCCTGGGTGATGTCGCCCTTGTCCTTGAGGGCGGAGAGTTTGTGCAGCTCGTCCGCCGAGCCCGACCCGGCCCCGGCCGTCTGCTGCACGTACGCGCGGAAGGCCGCCTGCTGCTCCTGCGCCTGCGTGCGGTCCCGTTCGTGCATGCTGCGCCCGCGGGCGATCAGGTACACGAAGATGCCCAGGAACGGCAGCACCAGCACGAGGATGAGCCAGCCCGCCTTCCCCCAGCCGCCAAGGGTGTGGTCACGGAAGATGTCCGTGATGACCTTGAAGAGGAGGAAGAACCACATGACCCACACGAAGAACCACAGCATCGTCCAGAAGAAGTTGAGAAGCGGGTAGTCGTCCATGCTCGACTCCGATCATGCCCGTGGTCCTTCATTCATACAGGCGACCCCGGCGGTCCGCATGCGGAGGACCGGCTCCGGTCGCGCGCCGGGCTCCGGGCCGTTCTCCTGAAGGCATGGAACGCAACGCAGCCGACCAGCGCCGACGCGTCCTGCTGGGCCACCTCCTGCGCTCGGTGCTCTCGGTCGCCCTCCTCACGGCGCTCTACTACGTGGCGCCCCTGGAGGGCGGGTTCGGCATCGGCACCGTCCTGACGCTCGTGGTCGGCCTGGCGGTGTTCGGGCTGCTGACGGCCTGGCAGATCACCGCCGTCTCCCATGCGCAGTTCCCGCGGATGCGCGCCCTGGAGGCGATGGCCACCGGCGTACCGCTGTTCCTGTTGCTGTTCTCCGCGACGTACTACCTGCTCGGCGAGCAGGACCCCGCTTCTTTCTCGGAGCCGCTGACCCGCACGGACGCCCTCTACTTCACGATCACCACGTTCGCCACCGTGGGATACGGAGACATCGTCGCGACCGACCAGGGCAGCCGGGTGCTGGTCACCTCGCAGATGGTCGCCGACCTGATCCTCATCGGGGTGATCGCCAAAGCACTCGTCGGCGCGATCAAAATCGGCATGACCAGGCGCAGTTCGCAGACCCCGGATCCGGACGACGGGCCCTGAGCGGCGAAGTGCGCCCCCGAGGTGGACCATCGAGGAAGCGGAAAGGAAGTGAGCCATGCCGCAGTCGCGCCCTCGATCGCAGCCGCCCCCCGGCGGAACGCAGCCGCAGGAGGCCGACGTCCTGAGGCAGACCCTCCGCAGCCCCGGTTACCTCAAGTTGCTGTTCTTCTGCGCCCTCATCAGCATCCCGGTGTCCCTCGCGTCGTTCTGGTTCCTCGCCGCGCTGCACAAGATGGAACACGCGATGTGGACGGACCTCCCCGAGGCCCTGGGCTGGGACGCCCCGCCCTGGTGGTGGCCGCTGCCCCTGCTGCTCGTCGCCGGTGTCGTGGTCGGCCTGGTCGTCCCGCACATGCGCGGCAACGGCGGCCACCTCCCCGCGGGCGGCCTGCACACCGGCGGGGCCTCGGCCGGCGCCCTGCCCGGCGTCATCATCGCGGCGGTCGCGAGTCTGCCGCTCGGCGCGATCCTGGGTCCGGAGGCTCCTCTGATCGCCCTCGGCGGCGGGTTGGCCCTGCTCTTCCGCAACCTCGCACAGGCACCGGTGACCCCGCAGGGCACCGCGCTCGTGGGCGCGGCGGGAGCCGCGGCGGCCATCGCCACGATCTTCGGGAATCCGCTGATCGCCGCGGTGCTGCTGATCGAGGTGGCGGGCGTGGGCGGGCCGCAGCTGTTCGCGGTGATGCTGCCGTCCCTGCTGTCCGCCGGGGTCGGGGACCTGGTCTTCACGGGCCTCGGACGCTGGACCGGGCTGCCGATCGGGAGCCTGAAGCTCGAACTGGGCGTACCCGTGCCCCACCTGGACGTGCCGGACGTGTTCTGGGCGGTGCTCATCGCCGCGGCCCTGGCCCTCGCCCTGCACCCGGTGCTGACCGGCGCGCGCGTGATCGCCGCGTACGTCCTCGAACGACCCCTCCTGCGGACCGTCCAGTGCGCGCTGGGCGCCGCGGCCTGCGCCAGCCTCTACGCGCTCATCACCGGTCTCACCCCCGCCGACGTCACCGGGTCGGGCCAGGCACTGATCGGCAGGCTGGCCGCCGACCCGCACGCCTGGGGCGTGGGTGCGCTGATCGGCATCCTCCTCTTCAAGGGCGTCGGCTACGCCATCTGCCTCGGCAGCCTGCGCGGCGGTCCGGTCTTCCCGGCCCTGTGCCTCGGCGCCGTGGCGGGCGTCCTGCTCGGGCCGCTGCCCGGTCTCGGCATCGTGCCCGCGATGGGAGCGGGCATGGCGGCGACCGCCGCCAGCGCGCTGCGGCTGCCCGTGAGCAGCGTGGTGATGGTGGTCCTGATGCTCGGCGGCACCGCGATGATCCCCGTCGTGATCATCGCGTCCGTGGTCGCCTTCGTGGTCACCGAGCTGTTGCCCGTGGGGCCCCCGATCCCCGAGCTGCCCGCCGTACCCGCGAAGCGTGCCGCACTCGCCGAGCCCGCCGCGACGTAGCCGGCCGCAGACGGGGAGGACTCCGCCCGGGATGTCGGGCGGAGTCCTTCCCCGTGCGGTCGGCCGACCGGCCGTCAGCAGCGCAGGCCCGTGGAGGCGGCCGCGGCGGCCTGGTCCAACTGCTCGATCTGCGGCTGCAACTGGGTGCGCGCGTCCTTGCCGGTCGTGTCGCCGGGCAGGTCCTGGTAGCTCTTCTTGAGGTTCTCGGCGGCGGACTGGACCGCGGCGCGCTCCGCGTCCTTCAGCTGGTTCGCGTTCTCCTTGACGTTGGCCCAGTCCTTCTGGACGGCCTCGTAGGCGTCCTTGACCTGGTCCTTGGTCGCATTGGCGGGGTCGAGGGCCTTCAGCTTGGCGTTGTCGGCCTTGAGGGCATTCAGGTCGGTGCAGAGGTCCGCTGCGGCCTCGGAGGCCTCCTCCGCGGGCGAACTGCTGTCGTCGGAGCACGCGGAGAGGCCGAGAATCGCGCCGACGCAGAGCACACCGATCACCGGGAAACGCTTCATGGGGGCCTTCCTCAATCTGACGAACCGGGTGTACCGGACTTTCCGGTACACCCGGCAAAAATATGCAGATGAAGGATGACTCCGCATCCGCACCGCTCCGCGCGGCCCAGTGCCGGCCGACCGGGCCTAGGGCCGGATGTTCTGGTTCAGGTGGAACAGGTTCTCCGGGTCGTAGGCGCGCTTGACCGCGACCAGTCGGTCGTAGTTGCCCTTGTAGTTGGTCCGGATCCGGTCCTGGTCGTCGTCGGCCATGAAGTTGATGTAGCCGCCCTCCTCCGAGTGCGGGGCGGTCGCCTCGTAGTAGTCGCGCACCCAGGCGGTCGCGGACTCGTTGATGGCGGGGTCGGGCCACATGCCGGCGATCACCGTGGCGAACGAGGCGTCCCGGTAGGCGAAGGCCGTCGCGTCCGGTGCGACGCGGTGGCAGGCGCCGTTGATCGGGTAGATGTGCACCGTCGAGTTCACGGCGGGCAGGCCCGGTGCGTGCCGCAGGTGCGCGTCGATCACGTCGTCGGTCAGCTCGGTCACGAAGTTGGCCTTCCAGTAGTGCTGGAGGCCGGGCGGTACGAGCGCGTCGAAGGCGCTGTTGAGCGCCGGGTAGGGCATCGGGCCCACGTGCTCGGCGACCACCGGCGCGAAGTCCCGGAAGGCCTGGACGGCACGCTCCCCCTCGTCGAGCGGCCCGGACCAGCACGCCACGATCAGCGCGAAGGTGTCACCGTGCCGGTCCTCCGGGATGAACGGGAGCGGCGGGGCTATCTGGAAGGCCGGGAAGCCGCCGAGTTCCTCCGGCGCGTCGGCGATGTGGTCGGCGAAGGAACGCAGCACGGTGGGAGCGTCCTCCAGCTCGAAGAGCATCGGTCCGCCGTAGACGTCCTTGACGGGGCTCAGCCGGAACTCGAACGAGGTCACGGCGCCGAAGTTGCCGCCACCGCCGCGCAGCGCCCAGAAGAGGTCGGCGTTCTCCTCCTCGCTCGCCACCACGAGCCGGCCGTCCGCGGTCACCACATCGGCCGAAACCAGGTTGTCGCAGCTCAGGCCCAGTCCGCGGGCCAGGTAGCCGATGCCGCCGCCCAGAGTGAGGCCGCCGATGCCGGTGGTGGAGATGATCCCGCCGGTCGTGGCCAGCCCGAAGGCGTACGTGGCCGCGTTGAAGTCGCCCCACGTCGCCCCGCCCTCCGCGCGGGCCGTGCGCCCCGCGGCGTCGACGCGGACGCCGCGCATCCCGGACAGATCGGCCACCACGCCGCGGTCGCAGGTGCCGAAACCGGGGACACTGTGCCCGCCGCCGCGCACCGCGAGGTCGAGCCCGTTATCGCGGGCGAAGTCGACCGCGGCCATGACGTCCCCCGCGTTCGCGCAGTGCACGACGGCCGCCGGCCTCCGGTCGATCATGGCGTTGTGGACCTTGCGCGCCTCGTCGTAGGACTCGTCGTCCGGGGTGACGACCGCCCCGCGTACCCGTTCTCGCAACTGGTCGATCGAGAGCTTGCCCATGGCCATCGCTCCTCGTGCATCACGTCGTTCCACGCTGCTTCGTACTACGGCTGCAGGTGGCTGAAGCCCACCTCGAAACGTTCGACCGAGACGATCCGCTGGCCCTCCCGCTGAGCGGTCTGCTCGCGGATCCGGGCGGCCTGCTCCTCGCTGTCCAACATGGTCCGTTCGTCGTCCCACAAGGTCAGCGATTTGGCCACGCCCGTGGCCCGGTCGACGAGGTAGTAGACGCCCCGGAATCCGGGAACGTCCTGGACCTGCCTGACAATCGCCTCCGAATTCGCGCTCACGTCTCCCTCCGCGGGGACCGGTGATCCCTGGTAGGTGCTCAGCCTCGCGAACATCTGCGGCAGTCCTTCCTCGCAGGGCCGCCGGTCGGGGAACAGGCGGCTCCACGACCAGGGTGCTCCGGCGCGCCGGAGCCCGCATGCCGGAGCGGCGCGACAATGGTGGGGACGGACGCGCGTGCCGTTGCGCTGCCGTCGCCGTAGCCGTTGCTGTCGCCAAAGCCGTAGCCGTAGCGATGGCCGAGAGGCGGGACGTCGAGGTGCCGTACATAGCTGTGACCGCCCTGAGTCACGTCGGGCTGGTGCGCGAGCACAACGAGGACAGCCTCGTCATCGGACCGTGGACCCTGTGCGGGACCGTGACCCAGAATCCGCAGACCCTGGTCTTCCCCTTCGGCAGGCCGCTCGTCGTCGCGGTCGCCGACGGCCTCGGCGGCCAGCCGGCCGGCGAGATCGCCAGCGAGTTGGTGGTGCGCCAGCTCTCCTCGCTCGGGCCCACGCTGGACGGACCGGAAGCCGTCGGTGACGCGCTGAGCATCTGCAACCGCGCCGTGTACTCGGCTACCGAGGGGCGGCCGGAGCTGGCCACCATGGGGACCACGGTCGCGGGCGCCCTCGTCCTGGCGGATTCGCTGCTGATGTTCAACGTCGGCGACAGCAAGGTCTTCCACGCGGCGCAGGACGGGCTGCACCAGGTCAGCGTCGACGACAGCCCGCCGCCGACCCCCGGTCACCGCACCACCTCGGCGGTCACCCAGGTCCTCGGCGGTACCCGCGGGTACAACGAGATCACCCCCCACATCGAGGCCTTCTCGGTGGCCGAGGGCGACCGCTACCTGGTGTGCAGCGACGGGCTGACCGACCCGGTGCCGACCGAGGAGATCGAGGGGCTGCTGCGGGTGCACGACGACGGCCGGGCCGCGTTCGAGCTGTGGCGGGCCGCCATCGACGCCGGCGGCCCCGACAACATCACGCTCGCGCTGTTGCGCATCGGGGCGTAGGCGCCGTCGGGGCGGCTCGGGCCGTACCGGGGTGCATCAAGGGGTCGACACGCTCTTGGTGTAGGCCTCGCCCAGGTCCCGCACGTCCACGGAGGCGTGGACCTCCAGGCCGGCGGCCTTCGCCGTGTGGCGCTCCACCAGCTCCAGCACCGCACGGGTCAGGTGCGACTTGGTCTGCGCCGTGCGGCCCCGGGCGATGGCCATCTCGACGTGCACGACCACCGCCCGGCCGTCGGTGCCTTCCCCCACGACGGACTCCTCCAGCCGGTGGAAGCGCGTCTTGCAGTTGCCGATCGCGGTATCGAGGATCTCGACCACCAGCGCGTGCAGTTCGAGCGCGAACGCCCGGCGGTCGAAGGCACCGGTCAGCGAGTCCGAGTAGTCGACGACTGCGTGGGGCACGGGGCACTCCCTGCTCTACGGATGCGGGGCGCCGGGCCCCGGTCCCGCGCCGGTCGGCGGGTACCTGAGCGACGGTAACCGAGCCGGCCCCGCCAGGGGCGGTGTCCCGGACATCGCCCTCCGGGTGGCACCGCGGCACCGCGGCACCACGGCGGGAAGGGGACCACGAAAAACGTTCCGCCATTCATATGATTTTCCGTTTCACATTTCCGCCACTCGGGCGCGGAATGAGGAGTGGGGCACGCCGGAATTTCCACGGCCGCCGACATCCGCTGTGCTAACGTGACGTTCGTTGCAGTTGTGGTTCCCAAAAACTTACAAGTGCTCTCACCGGACCTTCGGTGGGCGCACTTTTTATTTCCGGTGCATGCAGTGGAATCTACTCATTCCGGTCGGGCCAATCATCACGGCGACACCGGGCCCGCACAGTGCGGATCCGGGCACTGCCCCAAAGGAGAATTCATATGGCATCTGGCACCGTGAAGTGGTTCAACGCGGAAAAGGGCTTCGGCTTCATCGAGCAGGAGGGCGGCGGCGCCGACGTCTTCGCCCACTACTCGAACATCGCCTCTTCCGGCTTCCGTGAGCTTCAGGAAGGCCAGAAGGTTACCTTCGACGTCACCCAGGGCCAGAAGGGCCCGCAGGCCGAGAACATCGTTCCCGCCTGACCCCCGACGCCTGACGTTCGAGGTCCACGCCGACGCCCGCGTCGGCGCGCTGACGCGGCCGAGGCCCGCACCCTGGGGTGCGGGCCTCGGCCGTCCCGATGTGCCGGGGCGCCCCGAACAGGCCACTCCACAGAAGCCGGGCCGGTACGCGAGCGCGCTTGCTAGAGTCCGTGCCCATGTCGATCCCTGACGACCTGCTCCTCGATCTCGCCGCCATGGTCGAGTCGGAGCAGACCAATCAGATGTCCCTGACCGTCGTGGTCCACGGCGCCGTCATCACAGGCCGCCTCGCCCCCGAGAGCGTCTGGCGTCAGCGGGTGGCCGAGGTCCTGCGGGACTCCGACCAGCTGGGCCCGTTCGCCGAGGTCTTCAGCTCTCCCGGACGCGGCGACAGACAGCAGGCCGGGACGCCCTCGCACCTTCATTTCCACGTGGCGCGCATCCTCCAGGGCACCCTGGGCATCCCCGAGACCGGCGGAATGTACCGGATCGCGGTCAAGGACGTCAGCGCCTGGACCGTCGGGGACTTCAGCTACTCCGACAAATGACCCACCCTCCGCCCCGGCACCACGCAGGACGGCCGTCCGCAATTCACCTGCGGAGGCCGTCCTCGATGACCCGCGCCGGACAATGGAATGGCAATGCCGCCGAACGGCCCAGCACAATGTCGCCATGCGGATCTCGATGCTGGGGCCCCTGGACGTACGGGGCGAGGACGGAAGCGGCGTCGGAGTCGGGGGTACCCGCCTGCGGGCCCTGCTGATCCTGCTGGCGCTCGAACCGGGGCGGGTGGTCGCCTCCGAGCTCCTGGTCGACGGGATCTGGCAGGACGCTCCACCGGCCGGCGCCACCAACGCCCTTCAGGCACTGGTGTCCCGGCTGCGCCGGGCCCTGCCCGGCGCAGCGGTGGAAGCGCACCCGGCCGGGTACCGCCTGGTCGTCGAGCCCGACGCGGTGGACGTGGTCCGCTTCGAACGGCTGGTCTCGGCGGGCCGTGGGGCACTGGCCCGGGACCCCGCCGCCGCTGCGCGGCTGCTCCGCGAGGCCCTGGAGCTGTGGCGCGGCCCGGCGCTGCTGGACGTCGCGACCGCCGAGGCCTTCCGGGCCCCGGTGACCCGGCTGTCGGAGCTGCGGATGACGGCCCTGGAGGACCGGATCGAGGCGGATCTACGGGTGGGACGCGGCCGGGAGCTGACCGGCGAGCTGGCTTCCCTCGTCGCCGAACACCCCCTGCGGGAAGGGCTCGTCGGGGCGCTGATGCGGGCCCTCGTCGCCGCCGGACGGCCCGCCGAGGCGCTCACCGCCTACGGGAACGCGCGCGCGGCCCTCGCCGAGGAGCTCGGGGCGGATCCTTCCCCGGAACTGTCCGCCCTGCACACCGCCGTACTGCGCGGGCAGGTCGAGGTCCCCGCGGGGCCGCCGCCCGCGCCCGCCGAACGGCCGCCGGGCCCCGACGCGCCGCCACCGCCGCCGTCACCACCGACCAACCTACGGGCCGGCCTGGCCAGTTTCGTGGGCCGGGACGAGGACCTCGG
Coding sequences within:
- a CDS encoding MFS transporter; translation: MSATATAPSPSAPPSRSRRLALGVLATGMLMTILDGSIVTVAMPAIQGDLGFTPVGLSWVVNAYLIAFGSLLLLAGRLGDLIGRKRMFLAGTGVFTAASLLAGLAASPEVLIAARFLQGAGSAMASAVSLGILVTLFTEPRERARAIGVFSFTGAAGASIGQVLGGVLTDALTWNWIFFINLPIGIAVLLVALPALPDDRGLGLRAGADALGALLVTSGLMLGIYTVVKIETYGATSARTIGSGALALALLAGFLVRQATARNPLVPLRVFRSRSVLGANLVQMLMVAALFSFQILVALYMQNVLGYSASGTGLAMLPAAAVIGLVSLTVSARLNSRFGERTVLLAGLVLLVGVLVLLTRVPGQAERADYLTDLLPVMLLAAGFGLALPALTSLGMSGAKEADAGLASGLFNTTQQIGMALGIAVLSTLAASRTESLTAAGAPVPEALTGGYHLAFAVGAALILVALGIAGTVLRGPVGSPRPVTVEPQTRPAAR
- a CDS encoding MarR family winged helix-turn-helix transcriptional regulator, whose amino-acid sequence is MTAMAPTRTEPDLSFLLDHTSHVLRTQMSARLGEIGLTPRMHCVLVHALEEERTQAQLAEIGDMDKTTMVVTVDALEKAGLAERRPSSTDRRARVIAVTEAGAEVAKESQKIVDQVHQGALGALPEDEREVLLRALNRLVTGHLETPVEGPRPARRARQKG
- a CDS encoding SHOCT domain-containing protein, producing the protein MDDYPLLNFFWTMLWFFVWVMWFFLLFKVITDIFRDHTLGGWGKAGWLILVLVLPFLGIFVYLIARGRSMHERDRTQAQEQQAAFRAYVQQTAGAGSGSADELHKLSALKDKGDITQEEFDRAKAKILA
- a CDS encoding potassium channel family protein codes for the protein MERNAADQRRRVLLGHLLRSVLSVALLTALYYVAPLEGGFGIGTVLTLVVGLAVFGLLTAWQITAVSHAQFPRMRALEAMATGVPLFLLLFSATYYLLGEQDPASFSEPLTRTDALYFTITTFATVGYGDIVATDQGSRVLVTSQMVADLILIGVIAKALVGAIKIGMTRRSSQTPDPDDGP
- a CDS encoding chloride channel protein produces the protein MPQSRPRSQPPPGGTQPQEADVLRQTLRSPGYLKLLFFCALISIPVSLASFWFLAALHKMEHAMWTDLPEALGWDAPPWWWPLPLLLVAGVVVGLVVPHMRGNGGHLPAGGLHTGGASAGALPGVIIAAVASLPLGAILGPEAPLIALGGGLALLFRNLAQAPVTPQGTALVGAAGAAAAIATIFGNPLIAAVLLIEVAGVGGPQLFAVMLPSLLSAGVGDLVFTGLGRWTGLPIGSLKLELGVPVPHLDVPDVFWAVLIAAALALALHPVLTGARVIAAYVLERPLLRTVQCALGAAACASLYALITGLTPADVTGSGQALIGRLAADPHAWGVGALIGILLFKGVGYAICLGSLRGGPVFPALCLGAVAGVLLGPLPGLGIVPAMGAGMAATAASALRLPVSSVVMVVLMLGGTAMIPVVIIASVVAFVVTELLPVGPPIPELPAVPAKRAALAEPAAT
- a CDS encoding FAD-binding oxidoreductase, whose amino-acid sequence is MGKLSIDQLRERVRGAVVTPDDESYDEARKVHNAMIDRRPAAVVHCANAGDVMAAVDFARDNGLDLAVRGGGHSVPGFGTCDRGVVADLSGMRGVRVDAAGRTARAEGGATWGDFNAATYAFGLATTGGIISTTGIGGLTLGGGIGYLARGLGLSCDNLVSADVVTADGRLVVASEEENADLFWALRGGGGNFGAVTSFEFRLSPVKDVYGGPMLFELEDAPTVLRSFADHIADAPEELGGFPAFQIAPPLPFIPEDRHGDTFALIVACWSGPLDEGERAVQAFRDFAPVVAEHVGPMPYPALNSAFDALVPPGLQHYWKANFVTELTDDVIDAHLRHAPGLPAVNSTVHIYPINGACHRVAPDATAFAYRDASFATVIAGMWPDPAINESATAWVRDYYEATAPHSEEGGYINFMADDDQDRIRTNYKGNYDRLVAVKRAYDPENLFHLNQNIRP
- a CDS encoding PP2C family protein-serine/threonine phosphatase, encoding MPYIAVTALSHVGLVREHNEDSLVIGPWTLCGTVTQNPQTLVFPFGRPLVVAVADGLGGQPAGEIASELVVRQLSSLGPTLDGPEAVGDALSICNRAVYSATEGRPELATMGTTVAGALVLADSLLMFNVGDSKVFHAAQDGLHQVSVDDSPPPTPGHRTTSAVTQVLGGTRGYNEITPHIEAFSVAEGDRYLVCSDGLTDPVPTEEIEGLLRVHDDGRAAFELWRAAIDAGGPDNITLALLRIGA
- a CDS encoding 5-carboxymethyl-2-hydroxymuconate Delta-isomerase — its product is MPHAVVDYSDSLTGAFDRRAFALELHALVVEILDTAIGNCKTRFHRLEESVVGEGTDGRAVVVHVEMAIARGRTAQTKSHLTRAVLELVERHTAKAAGLEVHASVDVRDLGEAYTKSVSTP
- a CDS encoding cold-shock protein, whose protein sequence is MASGTVKWFNAEKGFGFIEQEGGGADVFAHYSNIASSGFRELQEGQKVTFDVTQGQKGPQAENIVPA